A window of Desulfobulbus oralis genomic DNA:
CCGCGTTCGGGAATGAGCCGCCACGAAGGGGGCTCAGCTTTGACGAGCTGCCGCGCGTTCGTGAGCTGCAGCAAAGGTATGCGCAAAGTTCGGATGAGGAAGTGCTTGATGCATTCAGGAATGCCAGAATAATCGATTCTGTTTTGCGTTTCTTATTATACATGGAAGCGAGGAAACGAGGAATCACAGACAAATTGGCGCAGGAAAAACATGGAGAGAAGTTTGAATTTGAAAAAGACGAAATAATAATTTTCAGATTTGCAGAAACCCATAGCAGGGACACATATTTTATCCTTTTATTATTATTTATATATGTTATATACCCAATGCAGGAAAAGACTGGCATATATGCAGCCTTAGCATTTTCTGTATCAGTAAATACATGCATACTTCTTGCATATACTAAAGTAAGACAACTATCATATGTAACAAACAAAAGAATCGTTTTAAATGAAGAATATGATATTTTTATATATTTATATAATATTATTTCATATAATATAATTAAATGTAAATTTGAAATGAAAGGAAGTTTTTTTGATTTTTTATTTTCACTCTCTTCACTACCGTATAATGAACATATTTTTTTATATAAAACTGAGAAATCTGGTAATGATACAATATCAGAAAAAACCATCTCAAGTTTACCCCAAGAACGAGTTGGTGAACTTTACTCTTTTTGCCATCGAGAGATTATCAATACAATGATCGATATTTATCACGCCTCTTTGTGAATAGACAAGAATGACAAAAAAATACGGGCGCAACAATATGGCGACCATTGCTCTTAATATGAAAGAACGTCACGCTATAATTTAAACAGTAATCGTATATAGAGATGAATAATATTTAAAGGCATTGCTGATATAAAATCGTCTATATGTAAATGTAATTGATATAATTTCGTTGGAAATATCTAGTAATTATTAGTATTTATTATTTATGTAACTATTTAAATATAAAAATACTATTAAATAACTTTATTTTATCATATCTGATATAAACGCAACATTTTTTGTTTACTATAAAATGTAAATAGAGCCTTCCATATAAATATACCTTTATTCAAAAGGAACAAAACGACTTCGATAACATGTCATTGCATAAATGTATTTTGATGCATGAAATTGTAACCAGAGCGAAGGCGCATTTTCCACCCCAACCTGAGGAAGCATTTCTATGCCGCAACTCATTATTTTCTGGGTTTTGCTAACTGTTTTCCTCCTGCTTGCCCCGCTGCGAGAGCAGAAACCACCGGAAAACGCCATAAAATTGATTCATTTTCAGGCAAACGGATTGCCATTTACTGGCATTCTGGGTAATTCTTTCTTGATGCACGATGATAAAACCAAAACAAAAGTAGAGCTATTGAGCGTAGGGACGCCTTTTTCACTTTCTCGGGGGAACGAAGAGGTTAGTTTTGATTTTGAAGTAAAAAAAGGAGGAGATGAGATTAGAACTGATTATATGTTCGTACTTACTGTTTCTTCTGAAGAAAATAATCGAGATGAAGTAGAGAAATTAGTTGGAGGATCATGTTATAATAATATTAATATGAATTATGGGGCTCCTATCTCTATTTATATAAAAATTATAAAGAAAGGGGAAAATATACCTGTAATAGATAAAGTAGAATCAAAAACATGTCGAATTGCATCAGGATTTGATATGTATTATCGAAGTTCATTGGCAATATCAAGGCTTATTCATGAAGCTGAATTATCTGAAGGCAAATATAATATATATATCAAAAATCTACTTCCTGTCCATGAATACAATAAACATAAATTATATCTAAAAATATCTACTTGGTAATCGCTGTTTTAGGTCTTAATGGTGAATGAAGCAATATCTTTTGAAACAGAAGTTGATTCTGAAAATGGTCACTCTATTGATTTCCGTTTTTCTGCATTATATACGAGCAGGAAAAACTCTGCCGGAGCATATTGAAGAACCGTTTGTTTTGCCAACCTTTTCATTCCGGGTCGTATTTTTCGAGAAATGAACGAAACGATTTCTGTGCCACTGGCCCGCACTGTCGGTTTCCAGCCAGGTGAACGCAATGTGTTTTTGCATCTGCTGACTGCCTGCAATCTGCACTGCCGGCACTGCTACATCAACCCGCCGGAGCATGGCACGAACATGCTCTCCCTGGACACGGTGCGGCAGTGGCTGGCGCTCTTCGCCCGGCCTGCGCAGAGCGGGCAGGCCAGCAATCTGATTCTTCTGGGCGGCGAGCCCACCCTGCATCCCGATCTGGCCGCCATCATCCGTCTGGCCAAAAGCCTGCGCTATGCGGTGACCGTGGATTCCAACGGCTATCTCTTTCACGATCTCCTGGAAAAAACCACGCCGCAGGAACTGGACTATCTGAGCTTCAGTCTGGATGGGCCGGAGGCAGCGGTCAACGACCCCATCCGCGGAACGGGCAGCTTTCAGGTCTGCACGGAAAATATCCGCCGGGCCGTGGCCAAAGGCTTCCAGGCCAGTCTCATCTGCACCGTTTCGGCGCTGAATATCCGGCATATCGCCCGGATGCCGGCGCTGGCGGCTTCCCTGGGCATCAAACGCCTTTTTCTGCAGGTGATCGGTCTGCGTGGCAAGCCAGCCGCCGGAGCGGCCTCTGCCGGCGGGAGCTGGCAGGTGCAGCCGGAAGACTGGTTCGCCACGGTGCCCCAGGTGGCGATGGACGCGGCGGCGCGCGGCCTGCACGTGGTCTATCCCAAGGTCTATCTGGAGGAGACAGATCGCTTTGAATGCGCCGGCACGGCAGCGGAAAACTACTTCGTGTTTCCGAATGGCCGCGTGTACCGCTGCCCGCTCTGCGAGGATTTCCCCATCCACAGCCTGGAAATTGCCGGGAATGCCCTGGTGCGGCATGCCGGCCTGAACGAAGACCGTTTTTTTGCCCTGAATATCCCGGAGGGCTGCGTCATGAACCGGCTGCTGCAGCCGGACAACATCGGCTACGACAGGAACGGCAGGCCCCTGCACCGCATTTCCTGCTGTCTTCTGAAACAGGAAATTCTGCCCGCAAAATAACGTATGTCCTGGGCCATGCAGCTCCGCAGGCCGGGCTGTGACAAGGCCTCCGGCAGCAGGGCCCTGAACCAAAAAAGGGCGGACCATCCGGCCCGCCCTTTGCCCCTTTTTCAGTTCCGCCCTGGTTCATCCGGCGCTGACCACAATCTTCCTTGGCTGGGCCGGCGCTGCCTTGGGCAGTCGCACCTTGAGCACGCCGTCGGCCAGGGAGGCGGCGATATGCTCCTGGTCAATGCTTTCCGCCACGGTAAAGCGCCTGAGATAGTGGCCCGGCACATATTCTTCCAGAATCTGCCTGCCGCCGCGGGCATCCGCTTCGCGCCGGCCCCGAATGGTCAGCACATTGTCCTCGAGCGAGATGTCCACGCCCTCCGGCCGCACGCCCGGCATGTCGGCTACGACCACCATCTCGTGCTCTGTTTCAAAAATGTCCACCTGCGGTGCGTAGCAGGGCTCGTCCTTGGTGCTCTCACCCTGGGTTTGGGCGCTGTGCTTTTCCTGAACCTTCAATTCCTGTTCACTCATAATCCGCCTCCTTCTTCACGCGGTCTGCACCCGAATCTGGCGCGGCGTGGCCTCGACCGCCTTCATCAGGGTCATGGTGAGAATGCCGTTTGCCAGCCTGGCCTCGATGCGCCCCGGGTCCACCTTCACCGGCAGGGACAGGGCCCGGCTGAAGCTGCCGGATTCGATCTCCCGGCGGTGAAAGGACTGGATGCCCTCTTCGTTCTGGCTCGTACGCCGGCCCTGGACAGTCAGGGTGTCACCCTGCAGCGAAACCTCCAGGTCTTCCGGTTTCACGCCGGGCATTT
This region includes:
- a CDS encoding DUF5625 family protein; this encodes MPQLIIFWVLLTVFLLLAPLREQKPPENAIKLIHFQANGLPFTGILGNSFLMHDDKTKTKVELLSVGTPFSLSRGNEEVSFDFEVKKGGDEIRTDYMFVLTVSSEENNRDEVEKLVGGSCYNNINMNYGAPISIYIKIIKKGENIPVIDKVESKTCRIASGFDMYYRSSLAISRLIHEAELSEGKYNIYIKNLLPVHEYNKHKLYLKISTW
- a CDS encoding radical SAM protein, producing the protein MNETISVPLARTVGFQPGERNVFLHLLTACNLHCRHCYINPPEHGTNMLSLDTVRQWLALFARPAQSGQASNLILLGGEPTLHPDLAAIIRLAKSLRYAVTVDSNGYLFHDLLEKTTPQELDYLSFSLDGPEAAVNDPIRGTGSFQVCTENIRRAVAKGFQASLICTVSALNIRHIARMPALAASLGIKRLFLQVIGLRGKPAAGAASAGGSWQVQPEDWFATVPQVAMDAAARGLHVVYPKVYLEETDRFECAGTAAENYFVFPNGRVYRCPLCEDFPIHSLEIAGNALVRHAGLNEDRFFALNIPEGCVMNRLLQPDNIGYDRNGRPLHRISCCLLKQEILPAK
- a CDS encoding Hsp20/alpha crystallin family protein, with amino-acid sequence MSEQELKVQEKHSAQTQGESTKDEPCYAPQVDIFETEHEMVVVADMPGVRPEGVDISLEDNVLTIRGRREADARGGRQILEEYVPGHYLRRFTVAESIDQEHIAASLADGVLKVRLPKAAPAQPRKIVVSAG
- a CDS encoding Hsp20/alpha crystallin family protein — translated: MAFIRFTDRPAFRNPWLEFERIRQGLDELAHSYTDQDRGRMHANVYPALNVFEETDKMVITAEMPGVKPEDLEVSLQGDTLTVQGRRTSQNEEGIQSFHRREIESGSFSRALSLPVKVDPGRIEARLANGILTMTLMKAVEATPRQIRVQTA